The sequence below is a genomic window from Lytechinus variegatus isolate NC3 chromosome 3, Lvar_3.0, whole genome shotgun sequence.
ACaatgtttttatcatgaaacAACAATGATGAATAATACGACGATTTTAAGAAAAATGCCTTTGtagaaatatgaatatacaaGTCAAGTATCACACAGTATCTCTACATCTTTGAAAATGGAATTGCTAAACCAGATGCAAGCATTGTGAATGGGACCCAATCGTCAGCACCGAAACGAATGATCCTCAATGTTTTGCCCCTCGCCCATGAGGTATAGATAGATGATAAATGAACTCTGAATTGCATTTGATAAAGGCGTGGAACTGTTGATCTTACTCCCCACCTATATACGATGAAATTGGAAAGCGATAATCTCCCTCCCAAATCCTGATTTATGAGTTTTCAAAAGCGATCAGTTTCTCTTTGCTCGGGCCCTCCGAAGACGACAAAAGACCCGCCCAATGATTTTCGGCACTATCGGCCGGAACAAAACGAATCCGTAACCAACACGCAAGGAAAACAGAGGGCCAAAAAGGACTTTCCAATTTGCGATTATTGAACACAATTTGGGGGAAGAGAGCTTTATTGGCAATCCAAAGAATATTCTCTGCTATTAAAATTTACCACCTACTTCGATCGTGCAAGTCATTGCCCTTTATCAATACGGGATAAGATTGATTTAAGGCCTTATTATATTTATGTCTAATAAATTTCTGCAATTTTTTGTGATCATGactgtaatcatggtaattatagggaaaatcaaattctttttCCGCCCCAAAAGTTCACCGTAGACAATTCTTTAAACCACCATCAATATACCCTTTTTCTAGTTACGTTACtgcaaataatgataaagatatgGTAATATCATCAGAATCAGTCATTGCCTTTCTTTTCTGTTTCCTTTTGACCACTCATCTATTTGTATCTCAGATATCTtaccagtgaaaaaaaaacctatcaATCTGACAATGAAACATTTATCAATACATAAGCCTTGGCCATTCCTAGCATCCTGAAAGTTCAGAAAATATATTGTCTGTATCAACAATGTTCGTATTATCGAAAAAGCGTTATTcctgattttcatattttcttttgaatatgtTAAAACGATCAGAAAAGTCATTTACGGTGTAGAAACCCATTTAACATTTCAGGGGAAGGAAATTCCTAATGAGGATGTTATTGTTCAGatcatgcacacacacacaaagacccccccccaaaaaaaatgcaatcatgaattaagaaaaaaaaaacctattgaTGAACgacaataaaaatcataaattctatttttcatgattaatgatTGATTCTATATAATTGGAGTTGAATCTACATAATATACCGTTCTTGATTTGGAAAATATAGTTGTACCATGGACCTCATTAGGCTAGTACGTGAATACCAAGACAATCATGACCATGAGAACCCActcaaaatataggcctacatcaaccataacaaataaaacaataacaataaactCTTATTCAAAACAGACTTTATCCCAAAATTTTGGGGAATCGAAAAAGTTCATAATTATGGTGACTGATTTTCACACTTGTATTTATAGTGAAATTTCAAGCCCTGGAAAAAAGTCATATCTAATGATGATATTAAACTAGGGTCTATTGATTTTCGAACACAtttttatctgatcattttCGTGAGAGATTTCGTTGCAGAAAGTAGCCTGAAAACTGAACCAGAATTATGAGCACGATGAGTAAGATAAGAACACGAAAAACAGATATGATAGAAAAAGATGACAAACGAACACGTCACCAAGGTTCACCATGAGTCCTACCAATCAAAATCCAGCTTAGAAAAATATGTTAAGAAAGCCATTGTCCGAGATGCGAGGCTTAGCCAATCAGAGAGCCCGACACGTCGATAGCAGGTAGACCCCAAATGAAGTGCGTCCTTAGTGAAAGACTCAGGGTGAGAAATTTCACCTCTTGCACAGCGCACgttgttttgtttctcttttcacTTCTTCTTACCCAGAGTCAACAAAAAGCAACGTGCTTTCGCCAAGAACCCTTGAGTTTGTTCCTCAAAAACGTGTTTTCAGAAGTAATTTTCCGAGGCTCCTTCGAAGATTATCTGACCCAATTTTCAGTGGCACGGTTAATAAGGCGCTAAGCCGGTGTTCTAATCCCTCTTTATGTACCTTATCACACTCGGTATGAAAATATCACCCTACGGCAAAGTTAtaagtatatttttattttgttcctgAGGATATCAAAGAggcactttgtattttttttcgtcACCAGTATCGAGGAGACGTAAGAGAACATAGTGATCTTGGTGCTTTTTGGAGAAGAAATTTGGCGGTCATGCAACCAGCCGGAGTAGCTTCGGCTTTTTCGATTGCGTCGTTGACAGCGGGTCTGTCCCACCACCATCCCCAACCCTACCCGCATCCATCCGCCGTCACCACCTCGGCTATGATGTGCGCGGCGGGATATCCACCAGCAGCACTGCCATTGCCCTACGCCTCAGCCACGACCTGCCAGCCCGTCAGCTACGCGGGATCACTTGCCTTGCCGCCGCCCGGATCGACATGCACCGgacgaggaggaggaggagggggcatTGAAATACCCGTGCTTCCTGTATCAGCGGGATCGCAGTGTGCAATGAATAACCCACCGGGGAGCGCCGGCGGGGGGACTGTCTCTTTCGCAGCTCATCACCCGTCGAATTCGTATTCCCGCCAGTGTGCAGGTGAAGACAGCAGAAATATTGGTCTTTTATCGAACACAAGACAAGGACTGGTAGGTGTTACAGATCTTAATATACCTCGGTGGAACTCTTATGGACCCTGCCTGGAGCCGGGAATTACTAGTGCAATCTCTCCAAGAGTTCCAAACGGTCACGAATCGACATCATCTACCTTGCTTCGAGGAGGTCATCGGGATTATGTAGAAACTCTCCAGTCTCCTACAGCTAACTATTGTGGCCAAACGCACAGCCCATCAGGTAAGATAaagaatatattcatatttaaaaaaatccacttCGAAACAATCCTTGCCATGAACGTGGGACAGTATTAGGTTCATAAAGGAAAATAGAATGAGCCAGaacaaatattgttatttttcaaaacaaaaagtgCACGTAGTTTTACTTGTTAGGGTTACTTTATTGACTGTTACTACTTCTCTGGCAAAGCcatgataaatttgtttttttgtaattcCTTCGTATATttgtatacactctaaaaataaaatagtaaaaaaacaCCCAATTTCGGGTAGAAAGGGAATGATGCACGTTTGCTGTGTAATTTTGTCcccatattgggcaaaatgtatgttttaatggaaatttcaacacagcattgcgtaaaatttacaatgtatttgGTGCCATTTTACTCAGCAAACAGACATGTtccaattttacccaatattgagcaaagtttttttgaGTGTGCATTTCGAAATTCAAAATTCGGATAATAAATGTGCCATAATGTAATTACAAAAGAATACAAATcttattttggtttaaaaaattacaaaacgTAAACATTTTGTCTCTATGTATAATCAAATGTCCCATTTCCAAATTGTATAAACGGTCCATTTTCAGTTGGTTGTTGACAATTTGTGCAAGGTGTACACAAAAGTATTCAAAACAAGACAATTAGCCATAAATACAAGTACTGAATATTTGGCCAGGAAACGCACTCTATGCATGCAGATGTGGAATTCATCGAGAATGTGTCAAAATGATCAACGTCAAGTTTACCGACACAAAAGATTAATAAGTGTCCATAAAATATATCTGAATGAGAGCTATATGCCAACAAACTGAGGCCGAACTTTCGTTTCGagcctttttttaatattcccaTTGTTTGTGTGACCAAGAATACTgctgaaatatttttgtatagTATTTCTTCAATCGTTGAAAAT
It includes:
- the LOC121411785 gene encoding uncharacterized protein LOC121411785 is translated as MYRGDVREHSDLGAFWRRNLAVMQPAGVASAFSIASLTAGLSHHHPQPYPHPSAVTTSAMMCAAGYPPAALPLPYASATTCQPVSYAGSLALPPPGSTCTGRGGGGGGIEIPVLPVSAGSQCAMNNPPGSAGGGTVSFAAHHPSNSYSRQCAGEDSRNIGLLSNTRQGLVGVTDLNIPRWNSYGPCLEPGITSAISPRVPNGHESTSSTLLRGGHRDYVETLQSPTANYCGQTHSPSGKIKNIFIFKKIHFETILAMNVGQY